In a genomic window of Spirosoma agri:
- a CDS encoding STAS domain-containing protein — protein MNYTIEKNEQYALIRLADSEFSDDIATDFETLSRTLFRSGYSNIIVDVTPLQSVDQAGISTIRKINRQCSNELGLLVLVTKNDELIAFLDAATISDLTILPTVEEAVDAVFMNELENDFRSENDDEYDAGGSISRDAD, from the coding sequence ATGAATTACACCATTGAAAAAAACGAACAATATGCCCTTATTCGATTGGCAGACAGCGAGTTTAGTGACGACATTGCCACCGATTTTGAAACCTTAAGCCGCACGTTGTTCCGATCGGGATACAGCAATATCATTGTCGACGTAACACCTCTTCAATCAGTAGATCAGGCAGGTATCAGCACCATTCGGAAAATAAACCGGCAATGTTCCAACGAACTCGGTCTATTGGTGTTAGTTACAAAGAATGATGAATTGATAGCGTTTCTGGACGCGGCCACGATCAGTGATCTGACGATTCTGCCTACGGTAGAAGAAGCCGTTGATGCCGTGTTCATGAACGAATTGGAGAACGATTTTCGCAGTGAGAATGACGATGAGTACGACGCAGGGGGAAGCATCAGCCGGGATGCCGATTAA
- a CDS encoding phosphoribosylaminoimidazolesuccinocarboxamide synthase — protein MNAIQETNFQFPGQTGFYRGKVRDVYSFPDKLVMIASDRISAFDVVLPRPIPYKGQVLNQTAAYFLRATADIVPNWLLDTPDPNVSVGLKCEPYAVEMVVRGYLAGHAWRQYRDGHRTLCGVALPDGLRENDRLPEPIITPSTKAHEGHDEDISRKEILSQGIVSEADYGQLEQYALALFERGTAMAAERGLILVDTKYEFGNLDGKVYLIDEVHTPDSSRYFYTDTYKASLEANQPQRQLSKEFVREWLIANGFQGKTGQVVPAMSDEWVGQISARYIELFETVTGQQFQPADLTLDPLTRIELAGKSFFA, from the coding sequence ATGAACGCAATTCAGGAGACCAATTTTCAATTCCCCGGCCAGACGGGTTTTTACCGCGGTAAAGTGCGGGATGTCTATTCATTCCCCGACAAATTAGTCATGATCGCATCAGACCGGATTTCGGCCTTTGATGTGGTATTACCGCGGCCTATCCCATACAAAGGTCAGGTGTTGAATCAGACAGCCGCTTATTTCCTGCGGGCCACAGCCGACATCGTTCCAAACTGGCTCCTCGACACGCCCGACCCCAATGTGAGTGTGGGGCTGAAATGCGAACCCTACGCGGTTGAAATGGTGGTCCGTGGGTATCTGGCCGGTCATGCATGGCGGCAGTATCGCGATGGCCACCGAACGCTGTGTGGCGTTGCTCTGCCCGATGGTCTTCGGGAAAATGATCGCCTTCCGGAACCAATCATCACCCCGTCGACCAAAGCTCACGAAGGACACGACGAAGACATTAGCCGGAAAGAGATTCTAAGCCAAGGTATCGTTAGCGAAGCCGATTACGGTCAACTGGAGCAGTACGCCCTGGCCCTATTCGAGCGCGGTACGGCTATGGCGGCAGAGCGCGGCCTGATTCTGGTCGACACGAAATACGAATTCGGGAACCTCGACGGGAAAGTGTATCTCATCGATGAAGTGCACACACCCGATTCATCCCGGTATTTCTACACCGACACCTATAAGGCGAGTCTGGAAGCCAATCAGCCACAAAGACAGCTTTCCAAAGAATTTGTGCGGGAGTGGTTGATTGCCAATGGTTTCCAGGGGAAAACGGGACAGGTTGTACCGGCAATGTCCGACGAATGGGTTGGTCAAATATCGGCCCGCTACATTGAGCTGTTCGAGACAGTTACCGGACAACAGTTTCAACCCGCCGATCTAACACTCGATCCGCTAACGCGCATTGAGTTGGCTGGTAAATCATTTTTCGCTTGA
- a CDS encoding acetyl-CoA C-acyltransferase: MNEVVIIAAVRTPIGSFGGVLSTLSATDLGAAAIRGALTRAGISADQVQEVYMGNVVSANLGQAPAKQAAVKAGLPATVPCTTINKVCASGTKAIMLAAQAIQLGQAEIVIAGGMESMSNTPYYVPKARFGYKYGNAELVDGLARDGLVDAYDQCAMGVFADQTADKYAISRESQDAFTVQSYRRSDASTQQKRFDAEIVPIEVVSRKSTIVVQEDEEYTNVNFDKIPTLKPAFSTNGTVTAASSSPISDGASALVIMSRRKADELGLKPLARILAYADAEQEPQWFTTAPTKAVPLALERAGLKTTDVDYFEVNEAFAVVPLAFSEILQVPQEKLNVFGGAVSLGHPLGASGARIVTTLTNVLQQNNGRYGVAGICNGGGGASAIVLEKL; the protein is encoded by the coding sequence ATGAACGAAGTCGTAATTATCGCTGCGGTTCGCACACCAATTGGCTCATTCGGCGGTGTTTTGTCTACCCTATCGGCAACAGACCTGGGGGCGGCCGCTATTCGAGGGGCGCTGACGCGGGCGGGCATTTCTGCTGATCAGGTGCAGGAAGTATATATGGGTAATGTCGTTTCGGCAAACCTGGGCCAGGCACCAGCTAAACAAGCGGCTGTAAAAGCCGGGTTACCCGCTACTGTTCCATGCACAACCATCAATAAGGTTTGTGCATCAGGCACGAAAGCCATTATGCTGGCGGCTCAGGCCATTCAGCTGGGTCAGGCCGAAATAGTCATCGCCGGCGGGATGGAAAGTATGTCAAATACACCTTACTACGTCCCCAAGGCACGTTTTGGCTATAAATACGGGAACGCTGAACTGGTGGACGGCTTGGCCCGCGATGGCCTGGTTGATGCCTACGACCAATGTGCCATGGGTGTATTTGCCGATCAGACCGCGGATAAGTACGCCATTAGCCGCGAATCGCAGGACGCCTTTACGGTGCAGTCATATCGCAGATCTGACGCGAGTACGCAGCAGAAACGGTTCGATGCCGAAATTGTCCCGATCGAGGTGGTTAGCCGTAAAAGCACGATAGTTGTCCAGGAAGATGAGGAATATACCAATGTCAACTTCGACAAGATTCCAACGCTGAAACCGGCTTTCAGCACCAATGGGACCGTGACAGCGGCCAGTTCATCACCAATCAGTGATGGCGCTTCGGCATTGGTGATCATGAGCCGCCGGAAAGCCGATGAGCTAGGCTTAAAGCCGCTGGCACGTATTCTGGCCTATGCCGATGCGGAGCAGGAACCTCAATGGTTTACAACGGCGCCGACGAAAGCTGTTCCGCTGGCTCTTGAACGCGCCGGATTGAAAACCACGGATGTCGACTACTTCGAAGTGAACGAAGCCTTTGCGGTTGTTCCGTTGGCATTCAGCGAAATTTTGCAGGTGCCTCAGGAAAAATTAAATGTGTTTGGCGGGGCCGTTTCGTTAGGTCATCCGCTGGGCGCTTCGGGTGCGCGGATCGTGACGACCCTGACCAACGTGCTCCAGCAAAACAATGGCCGTTATGGAGTCGCCGGCATCTGTAATGGAGGGGGTGGCGCTTCCGCTATCGTGCTTGAAAAATTGTAA
- a CDS encoding tetratricopeptide repeat protein, giving the protein MIYLFIAAWLWWDVPQSLNQISRNNEVRKESEAAYNAGDYTRAMHLYANLSRITTSIDPGVRLNLGHTYFHLKRYGKARSQYEALLHSDRPDLRTVAATQLGVIACLQQDSTSALIFFEQALLEDPNNEPARYDFELIKKRFSGKIPGPNLRQKASAQNRDNENKPRPSGGQQVERSARQDELLHRFQRLNLSEEQALQLLDAMQEDDLPYALTRSARQPTGKTKTNESRW; this is encoded by the coding sequence ATGATCTATTTATTTATAGCAGCCTGGCTTTGGTGGGACGTGCCCCAGTCGCTAAACCAGATTTCTCGAAACAATGAGGTTCGGAAAGAGTCCGAAGCGGCCTATAATGCGGGCGATTATACGCGTGCAATGCATCTTTACGCCAACTTGAGCCGAATCACCACCAGCATCGATCCGGGCGTGCGCCTGAATCTTGGTCATACGTATTTTCACCTGAAACGATACGGCAAGGCACGTTCTCAATACGAAGCGCTGCTTCATTCCGATCGACCCGATTTACGAACGGTAGCCGCTACTCAATTGGGTGTCATAGCTTGTCTGCAACAGGATAGTACCTCTGCACTGATTTTCTTCGAACAGGCTTTACTTGAAGACCCAAACAACGAACCTGCCCGGTACGATTTTGAGTTAATAAAGAAACGGTTTTCCGGGAAAATTCCTGGGCCGAATCTGCGCCAGAAAGCATCCGCTCAAAACCGCGATAACGAAAATAAGCCCCGTCCTTCGGGTGGGCAGCAAGTCGAACGGTCGGCCCGGCAGGATGAATTATTGCATCGCTTCCAACGCCTGAACCTCAGCGAAGAACAGGCGCTTCAACTGCTCGATGCGATGCAGGAAGATGACCTTCCCTATGCGTTGACCCGTTCGGCCAGACAGCCGACAGGAAAAACAAAAACGAATGAAAGTCGCTGGTAA
- a CDS encoding vWA domain-containing protein, translating to MNWLYSFSSTDFFLVGLFLALYGLYIFRTFRLAKQLNTSAWGVIPKFFLRSSYLTLLLIALLGPSFGEVEQTMTTTGRDVYLLVDISRSMDATDAVPSRLERVKYDIQQLCDLLPLDRFGLILTANESFVLSPLTADHDAIKRFVRDIRTSKAAAGGTDLCVALDLASQKFRTDSSTRFNPKALVLFSDGENFGTCDRTELASLKTAGLFLMTVGIGTEAGSSIRDGRGFIRDNSQQIVRSHLNRGFLQELARDSRGQYVEADADGRYIRDIASTLMAQQGIRLDQNSVTISTNKYVYFLVAALVLLAFDLIVTVRTFRL from the coding sequence ATGAATTGGCTTTACTCATTTTCAAGTACAGATTTTTTTTTAGTCGGGTTGTTTTTGGCTCTGTATGGCCTGTACATTTTCCGTACGTTCAGGCTGGCGAAGCAGTTAAATACATCGGCATGGGGCGTTATTCCAAAGTTTTTTTTACGAAGTAGCTATTTGACGTTATTACTGATCGCTTTGCTGGGACCCTCCTTTGGTGAAGTAGAGCAAACGATGACAACGACCGGACGGGACGTTTATCTACTGGTCGACATATCTCGTTCAATGGATGCAACCGATGCCGTACCTTCCCGACTCGAGCGGGTGAAATATGACATACAGCAACTTTGCGACCTGCTCCCCCTAGATCGCTTCGGTTTGATTCTGACAGCGAACGAATCATTTGTGCTATCACCTCTGACTGCTGATCACGATGCGATCAAACGGTTTGTCCGTGACATCCGTACGAGTAAAGCCGCTGCGGGTGGTACTGACCTATGCGTAGCTCTTGACCTGGCTTCACAGAAATTCCGAACCGATTCATCCACCCGTTTTAACCCGAAAGCACTTGTCCTCTTTAGTGACGGAGAAAATTTCGGCACCTGCGACCGTACTGAACTCGCTAGCCTGAAAACAGCTGGTTTATTTCTCATGACCGTGGGCATTGGCACCGAAGCCGGTTCGTCCATTCGCGATGGCCGTGGTTTTATTCGTGACAACTCTCAGCAAATTGTACGAAGCCATTTGAATAGAGGTTTTCTTCAGGAACTGGCTCGGGACAGCCGTGGACAATACGTTGAAGCCGATGCCGATGGTCGATATATCCGCGACATAGCAAGTACGTTAATGGCTCAACAGGGCATTCGGCTTGATCAAAACAGCGTGACCATATCGACGAACAAGTACGTTTATTTTCTAGTGGCCGCGCTTGTCCTACTGGCCTTTGACCTTATTGTAACAGTAAGAACATTCAGACTATGA
- a CDS encoding glycosyltransferase family 2 protein, with protein MSIFSNPSWIAPYAYPFTSIDQVPQAVFDEINGRLDKVISTKPLVSILIAAYNEEINILRMISTLSALDTRIPFEIIVVNNNSGDRTQETIDKLHIKRFFQPVQGCGPARQLGQEMALGTYILLADADCLYPPNWLDEMMGQLRRPGVVCVYGRYSFIGSSAIPRWQLFLHETLKDMIAEIRHIKRPYLNAYGISMGYIREVALKAGGYIDHNTRGDDGRLCFDMMPYGRVIQMKTRSARVWTGPRTLLQDGTIWNSLKIRIGKEVKQALSYLTPHPPHNTKTSAN; from the coding sequence ATGAGCATCTTTTCAAATCCCAGCTGGATTGCCCCATATGCCTATCCATTTACTAGTATTGATCAGGTACCTCAAGCAGTTTTTGATGAGATAAATGGTCGCCTGGATAAAGTTATTAGTACAAAACCACTGGTGTCTATTTTGATTGCTGCTTATAATGAAGAGATTAATATTCTTCGTATGATCAGCACGCTGTCAGCGCTAGATACCAGAATCCCTTTCGAAATCATCGTTGTCAATAACAATTCAGGCGATAGAACGCAGGAAACAATTGACAAACTACATATCAAGCGTTTTTTTCAACCAGTACAGGGTTGTGGACCGGCCCGTCAGTTGGGTCAGGAAATGGCTTTAGGCACCTATATTTTGCTAGCTGATGCCGATTGCCTGTATCCACCAAATTGGTTGGATGAAATGATGGGGCAGTTACGCCGTCCTGGCGTTGTTTGTGTTTATGGGCGATACTCGTTCATCGGCTCTTCCGCGATCCCAAGATGGCAGCTGTTCCTGCACGAAACGCTAAAGGATATGATAGCTGAGATTCGACACATTAAACGCCCTTACCTAAACGCCTATGGAATCAGCATGGGTTACATACGGGAAGTAGCTTTAAAAGCCGGTGGGTACATTGATCACAATACCCGGGGTGATGACGGTCGATTGTGTTTTGATATGATGCCTTACGGCCGAGTAATACAAATGAAAACTCGCTCCGCTCGCGTATGGACAGGTCCCCGTACATTATTACAAGACGGTACAATCTGGAATAGCTTGAAAATACGTATCGGAAAAGAAGTCAAACAGGCATTGTCTTACCTCACGCCACACCCACCTCACAATACCAAAACATCGGCTAATTAA